The Bombus pascuorum chromosome 13, iyBomPasc1.1, whole genome shotgun sequence nucleotide sequence gttttactgtgcgttcagtcataaaacgctttaaaagtgaagaaaatctagagaatcaaattaggaatggtcgcccttctaaggtaacaattcgagaaaaaaggaaaatcgtaaatattgtaaagaaggatccaaaaactaattcgactgaaattgcttcgatgttaaaagctgagtgtgaaaaagaagtaagtaccaaaactgtacgtagggtattgaaggatgccggttattctgcccgtgcagcacgaagaaagccctacatcagtaaaataaaccaaaagaaaagagtggaattcgcgaaagagtttgttacgaaagatactgatttttgggaaaagatcatgttttcagatgaaagtaagtttaatatttttaaatctgacggcagaatattagtatggcgaaaacccaacacagagatggacgaactgaatctgcaagccaccatgaaacatgggggtggtggtttaatggtgtggggatgtatggcatcatcgggtgtaggagaacttatattcattgatgagataaaggataaatatgtatatttaaatatactcaagcaaaatcttttgaaaagtactcaaaaattaaacctccccagggatttctattttcagcaggatcgagatcctaaacatatggcgtatattgttcgtcagtggataatatataatactgcccacacattaaacacaccacctcaaagtcccgatatgaatcccattgagcacgtgtggaacgaattggaaaaaagaattaggaaacataatatcacaagcaagtctgaactgaagaaagttcttctgcaggaatggagcaatattgtacctgaattcactaaaaaattagtccactcgatgcccagaagattaaaggaagtccttaaaagaaaaggactgccaacaaaatattagaagtttattatgtaattagttataagcgtaaatattctactgtgccaatacttttgtccacccataaaatgttcaaaaaatatatttttgttattattttgcgtattattttatttatattgttgctcttgttatgtaataaactaggatagataataaataaatacgtcaaaaagttttttgtttaaatcaatttgtttaatagttataagcatttgtatcataacaatcttgctgtgccaatacttttgtccagcactgtatctgtaaaatagaaaagatgctaaaaattttttataaaaatacttttttcaaGAAATGATCAGATATAAGAACACTACTGCAATAGTAACAGAATTAATGTAGAAACGGAAAAtgtatcttctttattttttgtataaaaatagttttacataataccatTATGTATATTGTAGCCTCCACAATACAAAGCACCGTGTCGATTGGTAACATTATAAGTTTTCTTATACGAACTGAATCAAGACAAAAATATAGTTCAAAGCTCTGACTGAAACAGACCTTATTCTATCTCAGACTTCTATTCACTCATCCAATTCGTGGACACGTAATTATACCGTGAAGACTATTATAACAGTTATATGATATTCTACTAAATGATAATACAtccttaaaaaatacataattccatttatataaaagaaaatataacttCTTAGCAAATCTTAATCATATATGATGTATGAAATATGCAATGTTACTTTATTcctaatttaacttttatttgtatctgtagatttaaaatataacCTAAATAAcgtaagtaaataaaattataaacgtaactattttttgtactttacgttacaacgtccTGCGTAATATAACACAAAACCAGGAGtacattatttctttatcgtttCTCAGatgttttcatttcataatCAAATCAATGTGAAGCAAATACTAATTAGTTTTAATAAACagtaatgataaaatattacttaacaatattatattcatgTATCATAAACTATTATCATTTGAGGACCTTCAGATACCTTCGAAAAACCAAATAATAACTAATCTGTCACAAtagaaaaaatttagaaacataATTCTATAGTTACTTCACGTATACGATAAGTCTTATAGTGTAATTCATGTATCTTAGTTTGCACAGTAAGAGAATGgtataataatgtataccggtaaaaatttacaaatagtACAATATTTCTTCCATGTGATAACTAGGATCATGACGTAAGAACTGAGCCACCAAAAAGGCAAGTTTGTGAGCATATTGACAAGGTGCTGGTACCCTTACGGTACCAGAccaattataatacatatgacATAACTTATATGTCAATCTTTGCATTTTATCAGCTGGCCAACCTGTGGTGTCTGCAACCACATGGTATGCGCACGGTGTCACCGTACCTTGTCGCACACTTTGAGATACAATGAAAAAGTCATATCTTAACGGATTGGTTACAACATCATCAATGACTGTCCCCGGGGGTGGATTGTTCTTTTCGCGAAAGATTCGAGTATTAATTCGTTTCGTCACTATCACGAAGGCAAATTTCACGAGTACACCCGATGCCTTATATAAAGCGTTTAATTTGTCTCTTATTTGTCCTACTTCGTGATCTAATACGTACGGCACTTGGCCCTCGCCAACGCCGTCACGATAAAACACAATAAACGATGGGAATTTTGCATTAGCTTTTCTATAAGCCAGCAATGCGCTTTCGAGATTTAATGCGAACTTATTTGAAAGTTCTTGGCCTACATTATGAGCACTCGTCACGCTAAAGTACCGTGTCAAACCTTTATCTAACGAAGCCACCATCGCACCATAATCACGACTTTTATTACTAGTATCGTGACATACGTCAAAACCGATCACCATCAGATTGATTTCTGGCAGTTCAACAGACCACGGAGAACCACCTAATTTGCAATTCATTTGAATAGCTACTTTCGTAGCTATTGTTCTTACATTCTTGTTTGTAAGATTCTTTTCAAGGAATACTTGCGAAGGAGTATGTCGATCCACAATACACTTTTTCTTAATAGCGCTATAGCGGTCGCTTCTGTTATTCGGTACAATACAGAGGACTAACTCTGGTTTAGTTTTACCCAGAACAAATTCCAAAAATTCGGCGTAAGCATTAGAACGTTCATCACTTATTTCGTAAAACCttggtaaatttatattacaaccCATTCCCGAAGCAGCACCTTTAACCAAATGAACAAaattctgtaaaataaaagtactATTGTAGCAACAAATCGATAACGACGAAGAAGTATAATTctagaaaattttgttatcttACTTGAACTTCGCCCTTTACTTTACTCCCGTGGATTGTCACCCAAAGCTTTAATCTCCTTGGATTGTATAAtcgtttattatgtaattgtCTTGTCCAATCTGCTCCTTTACCCGCGGAAATTACGcagttattacctaataaaattaattctgcATCCAAAACACGCGCCGGTACATCAAGCAATCGGTCAGCAAGTGTCAAATTCCATTGACTTAGCTCGGCTACGATTGCCGGTTCCGAGCGGAGTCTATTATTGAAATCCATTAATTTCTTCATACGTGAATCTGGACTTACGCGTGTATATTCTGCCAATGAACGCATTAAACCGAAATTTTCTCTCATCTTATCGGTTAAACCTGCATAGAAATGACTTATCGTAagataaaaacataaaatgaattatacgAATGCAGAATGAAGTGAAAAAAACACCTGTTGCACGGCATAGTTCAGGAACAAGATATATTAGTTCACATTGGCCAGAGCGACGATCTCTTGGTCTTGCTCTTGTTATAAGCAGTGGTTGACGCTTTTCACGAATcgtaattcgatatttatttttgtaataatctCTATACGTTATCTTACCACCGTTTTTCAGCAGGAATGTTGAATCAGGACCTACATCATAATCTATATCCGATATACGATATGTGTGGTTATTGTAATCAGTAAGTACGACTAAACCAAGAACTAGGCTTTCAAATTCTTTCTAAAGATATGAACcgtttgatataaatatataatgaaataaaaatatataattagatcAAGAATATGTTAATAATCAATATTCTTACCTTATAATTAACATTGTCTTTATGGAAACACTCGTTTAATATATCTAATACAGTTTGCTGACGCATAACTTTATGTATAATCTCAGCACACATAAGAATATCGTTTTCGTGTTGTCTTATAGACGTGAGATAGCCGGGCCAAAGTTCCATTCTATGACCCTGTACGTTTATCtatttgaattataattatgttaaaCAATTCgtgggtaataatataaatatgtaatataaatatcaaataattataacaattatttctttacttaCTTTGTCATTTGCGTCGTAGTAATCGCGCCCCACAATCTGGAGTTTCAATAGTTCTAGGCATCTTcgcataattatattaaagaattgAAGATAACTGTGATCGCCCCTTTGCATATCTCCAACATAGCGCAAAACAATTTTGACATCGAGTCCATCCGATATTCGCTTAGACCAAATCTCCAActttagaattaaatttatgttatacACATTTGTTCATATCTCATCAAAGATGTAGCATACaacgtataatttaattcacTGAAAAATATCTTACTTGATCCACATATTTATTGCTATATAGAACAGTTCCATCGAAAACATATGGTCCTAAAGCATCTTTATGAGATTTGAGCAATCCTTTACGGACAGGAGTTCGATCTTCCTCTGGATAAAAATCAACTCGGTATTGGTATAAACACCAATCAGTTGTTGTCACCAACTTAAAATAATTCGTCTGCATCAGTATTTCAGTTCCAGTTGTGcctaaaaattttaatgtttatattatatgtattttatgtttttcacataaatatgaaaatactaAATGTATTAACCTTTTTTGGTAATTAAATGTTCTGGTCTTGTGACTAATTCTGAGGCGAACACACGTCTGCCTCGCATGGCTCCTCTTCCTAACTGGCTTCCAGCTGTATCTTCTCCACTAGTGGATGGAGGCACTATAATGTATGTAAAATCACAATATCatgtatgtaaattcataaaaaaaaatttttctatatatttctctgtgctaccaaataatataaagacggtttgaaaaatttgcagCCTGATAATGTACCTCTGGCTGTAAACATTTCAAATCGTCTtcaatatatttgaaagtaatGTATAAAACaccatagaaaatttattaattgcacCTTCCATTTTTTTAGGATTATCTGCTTGAGACCGTTCGGTAATGGGCTTTTCGGTAATGGGCTTTTCGATAATGGGCCTTTTTGTGATATcctaaaataagataaaaacaCATCTTTGATAACAAAATAACAGTTTAGATCtttattataatgtaaaaataaaatgaaacagaatACAACAAATGTCATATTGTTGGGATAATTTGTCTgaaaaagaatacaatataaaaataacatcaTGACAAAAAACGTTTACTAAACAATAATACACACTACTAATcttttctatactttttacCTTTGGATAAATCTTGCTCTacacaaacaaaaaacaaatgaaattcgaatttcatttatatgtaCTTTTAAAAAGTATACATGTACTATATCTATACAGTACATACACATACTtcctatatatattctttaaaaatgcacatatttaaaagttcttgagaaacaaattataaattaacaatatattactttcaacATGCGATTGAACTTTACTGCACATATTATATGTCATTCTACTTGTTTTGACATGCTGGATGTGAATATCGCAAACATTTCTAATAGAAGTGAGTTTCTCCCCAATTTACTATAATTACTATATGctatatacattaatattatatataccaATAACAtatactaataaaaataatacaatacatatagaaaatataacagaaattattttgtaatcaCAAAGACTGCTTTTCTGTTCACATTAGATATATGTATGGGAATGAATCTCCTGCATGTGCCATCAACACTTCTTGAAGCATCTTTGTTTCTTGTTTGTAGGATAGCATCTTGATTCTAATAACGATTCTAAGAATCAGTgagaattttcttcaaaagcATTAGCATCATCTTTCTTTCAGCACGTATGCTCGACTTGATTTTAAAGATCAGTAAAGTAGAGAACTGGAAAATGGTATtgttatagattatataaatGCCCAGTCAACAATACTTATTGCTTAGAAATAACtcacaaaaattaatatttcttcataaaaaGTTGTTGTGGAAACCAAGCAGGATACTATATCATTTATTGAAGTACATGTTCTCAAAGAACTAAAAACCAATTGTAAGGTTGAGTTCCTGTCTTATCTCcttacgtttaaaatttaatatgtgaattatataaacatatctCGACATAAACATGTAATGTAGTTAATTTCATACCTAAAACTAATTCACATCAAGGTAGAAAGTAtcaaaaaattttatgaatatttcaaaaatatgtaatttctaCCAAAAACAAAGTAGGATGACATAAAACATGTGCCAAAAGCATAGGGTACCAATGGGTAATCTCTTACCCAGCATGCtgagattaataaatttatagtctcatgtttcataaattaccACTGGTGGATCTTGTGGTACTGATAGTGGTCTTTCCTTAAATGTCCCTGGTGAAAACTTAACTTTCCTCGAAGGACCATCACTTGGATGTCCAGGTTGATATGAAGATGGATACTGAGATTGAGGTTGAGATTGACGTGGATATGGATACTGAGGTTGAGGTTGAGATTGAGGTTGTGATCTAGATCCATGTCGAGATTCAAATTCAGATTCAGTTTCA carries:
- the LOC132913554 gene encoding piwi-like protein Siwi — translated: MRGRRVFASELVTRPEHLITKKGTTGTEILMQTNYFKLVTTTDWCLYQYRVDFYPEEDRTPVRKGLLKSHKDALGPYVFDGTVLYSNKYVDQLEIWSKRISDGLDVKIVLRYVGDMQRGDHSYLQFFNIIMRRCLELLKLQIVGRDYYDANDKINVQGHRMELWPGYLTSIRQHENDILMCAEIIHKVMRQQTVLDILNECFHKDNVNYKKEFESLVLGLVVLTDYNNHTYRISDIDYDVGPDSTFLLKNGGKITYRDYYKNKYRITIREKRQPLLITRARPRDRRSGQCELIYLVPELCRATGLTDKMRENFGLMRSLAEYTRVSPDSRMKKLMDFNNRLRSEPAIVAELSQWNLTLADRLLDVPARVLDAELILLGNNCVISAGKGADWTRQLHNKRLYNPRRLKLWVTIHGSKVKGEVQNFVHLVKGAASGMGCNINLPRFYEISDERSNAYAEFLEFVLGKTKPELVLCIVPNNRSDRYSAIKKKCIVDRHTPSQVFLEKNLTNKNVRTIATKVAIQMNCKLGGSPWSVELPEINLMVIGFDVCHDTSNKSRDYGAMVASLDKGLTRYFSVTSAHNVGQELSNKFALNLESALLAYRKANAKFPSFIVFYRDGVGEGQVPYVLDHEVGQIRDKLNALYKASGVLVKFAFVIVTKRINTRIFREKNNPPPGTVIDDVVTNPLRYDFFIVSQSVRQGTVTPCAYHVVADTTGWPADKMQRLTYKLCHMYYNWSGTVRVPAPCQYAHKLAFLVAQFLRHDPSYHMEEILYYL